Genomic DNA from Oryza sativa Japonica Group chromosome 5, ASM3414082v1:
AAGATGCTCTGCGGAAGTTGAGTAATATTTGTACAATCTACAAGGTCAATGACCTGTAGAAATTTTAGATCTCCAATGTTGCTATGGATTGTAGATATGCTTGTACCTGCAACTGCCAAATATCTTAAATGTTTGAGGTGGCATATGGATTGTGGCAGTTCAACAAGGTTGACAATATTTTGGAGATTTAGTACTCgtagagaagaaagactatTCAGGAAATCATTGCTGTCAACCATGGAGATCTTGTTTAACATCAATGCTCGTAATGAGACTTGTTGTTTCAAAGCACCCCAATTTACATCTTTCTTTGATACAGATAACTGCCGTAACCTCAGTGTACGAATTGTAGGTATACTTGTATTTTGTCCCTCAGTAAGTAATATACCTTCTTCCTTTCCTACAGACTGTGCAAAGTAGCGGACTATATCATGCATGGTACATGCTGAATGATCATAGAATTCCCTCTTTTGTTCTAAAAGGTTCCTTGATGCCAATTCATTGAAGTATTCAAATCCCAAATCTTCTAGTAGGAAGGAATTACTCACTTCGTCTTGAACAAAACCTTCTGCCATCCACATCTGGACTATATCTCCACGTCTGATTACTTCATCTTTAGGGAAAAGTGAACAGTACAAAAAACATTGTTTCAAATGGGGAGGTAATTCTTCATAGCTTAGGATGATTGCTCTGTTAAGATAGTCAGTTGTGTTCACGGACCATGCACTGTGGTTATAGATACGCAACCAAGAATTTCTTGTGTTGTTTCTCTGTCTCAGTAGTCCTCCAATCACCTTAATAGCAAGTGGCAAACCATCACATCTGTCTACAATCTTCATACCGATATCCTCTAGTGCACAAATCTCAGATTCATCTGTTGTAACCCAAAATGCCTGTTGGAGAAGTACCACATGAGATATATGTTTGCCAGAGATGTAATTGTAGGGATCAAAACTCTGGTGCCTAGGCATTACTGCTCATAAACTTCTAAATACTAAttgataagtccccacaaaaaaaataatactaattGATAAGCACATACAACTTTGGTTGAATTTCGCCATGCACATGATAGTTTGGATGCACTCAGGTGACTCTAACATTGTTATTCTATTGTCATGACAGGGGAGATGGAGATACACAAGTGGTAAATTAAATCAGTGGCAGCTTGTCAGGGATAAACAGGCCACATAGACATGAAGTCCATGTAGCACAGCCACACAATTTTGGTCAGATCAAGGATTGTTATGACACTTTTTTCAAGGGCTATCTAGACCACAAGAACAACAGTCAAAGTTGAAGGGGGAAGGGTAAGTGccattttgattttcttttctcctaTGAACAGATGACTGTTTGGACAATGTATTTTCTAGGTGTAGGTGTAGTGTGCCAATCGTGTAATGCCTATTATGATTTTGTCATTCAAGTTCTGTTTTCTTTCTTAACATTgcaaatatgttttttaaaaaatatgtttcttgCTAATAAGGTGCCATGTAAGTGAAAAATAGATTATTTGGATACTGAGTAAAACATCATTAAAAATTGGGTTGGATTGCACTTAAGTGTTTTAACCGGTTTTGATAGACGAGGGGCGTGAATGTCTCATTTAATAGTTCAGGGTTGATTTCTACACTCAGGCAATAGTTGTTGGGTGTCAAAATGGACTTTACTCTATAATATATGTTGGCCTAAAATATAGCACTTTTATGAGAACTCAGAAGAGCTGCTACATACTGCTATGTAGCTCATCACTGTGTGAAGTTTGGGCCATAGGGCACTATACCTTTTTCTTAATGGAGTTGATTGTAACTTGACAGTTATGTCCACATAAAATTTACCATACTTCTGGTTTGCTAACAAATTTGCGCACTTAATTGTTCAAAAACACAAAACTCATTTCAATAAGTGGATACATGAGTTTATGAAACACCTTGCATTTACATCACTAGCAGGAACCCACTCCGTTAGTTTTTAGGCCAATATAAGTCAATAGATCCATTGATTAGCAGTTTAGCAAAAGTAGAGACAATCTGGATTGATTAATTGTATCAGTTGATCTTACTACCTATGTTATGTAAAATTGTTCTTGTGAAATAGTACTACTTAGAATTGTGCTTAATTACATGCATGGCTGTAAATAATCTGATTGTTTACCTGGTTCTTTAGCAATGACCAACCATCAAATCTATCAAGCTTCTCAACTGGATGGAGATGCTGTGCTCTCATCCCACGTGCGACTCCCTCGTTTCTTGTGGTCAGCAAGACTCGGCTCCCTGAAGCACCACTACTCAAAGGTACTCTAAGAAAATTGTTCCACACGTTATCGCTCCACACATCATCCATCACTAGCAGGAACCTCTTTTTCCTCACTGCACGCTCCAGTGCATTCTCGAGCAAGACTGTGTCTGCTCTGCAATGTTCGTGATTTCCCCCAAATTGTTCTATAGCATGCTTCAGAAGGTCAATCTCATTGACGTCCTGGTTAACACTCAACCAGATCTTCTCTTTAAAGTGGTTCTCCAACTCGCTGTCATTGAAAACCATGGTAGCAAGGGTGGTCTTGCCGATCCCACCAACGCCAGTAATAGCAACAACAATAACATTGCCGTTGCTTGATCTTGCAGGATCATGATCATCATCCACCCTGTTCACCAGCAGATTGACGAGGCTCCTTGCATCTTGTTCAATCTTCTCCCCAACGATGAAGGTTTGTTCGACAGATGGTCCAGTTCTGCATCTGTCGTCGAGCGAAGAACCGGCACCAGCAGCAGAACATACTGAGGGGAGGAACTTGAGGCGGGAGCGCCGTCTTGACAGGTCATCCAGCCTCCGGTTGAGTGCCTGGATCTTCCTCCCGATCTTATGCGAGGCAACGGGGTTGCAGAACCAGAACTTGGATGCGTTCCAGCAACTTGGATTGGTTCTTGCGTCGTCGTATCCCTCATCCTCGACGAGCTGGCAGAGGTCTAGGATGTCATCGGCGTCGTACATGACATCCTTGAGCTCTCTCACCCACCGCTTGACGGCCTCTTCGAGGCTGCGCCGATTGTCGGCGTCGACCAGGTAGCAACGGAGGTCACCCAGCGTCGTCTCAAGCTTggtgatctcgccgggcacgccAAGGAGTTTCTCCACCTTACCCGTGGCCATGCCCATGATCTTGCCGCCCAGTTTCAGCGCGAACGACACCAGCGCGGACTCCATGGTGATCACAGTCACAGAATGGATGGAACCAGATAGTAGCTACAGCCTACAACTACAGATGAAGTGATCGTTTCTCAAATTGCTTGTCTTCACAGCTAGTTATATAGGAAGGTCTCTGGTGTACAAGGAGGGTATAAGGCCCCCTGATTAAGCTCTgttctagtttttttattattattatttgttttaaCTTCAATGATAGGTTGACTCGAATAATGGACAAGATGACAGCACGTGAAATGCCCACAGCATCATTAGCTTCCCATGGGTGATTCTACTTATTTATTCCTTACTGGACTACGATATTATGTTATCCAATTGAAAACTACTGTCGTGTTCATCTTTTTCAACCATGCTTGTGCTAAAAGACAAAGTTGTTGCTGTTTCACTTCGTTGATTTGCAAATTGTGACGTACTTCTCATTTTGTTTGACGTTACATTAAGAAGTTGGCGCGTGGATCGATTTGGTTCCGTGTGCTTGTCCTTACCTTTGCAGTGGTTTTTCGCAAAATTAAGGTTGATGCTTAAGTTTGTTGTTTAGCGCCACCgctgagagcaagtttaataatagagCTAACTACGAGCTTATATAGCTTATATTACAGTTAGCATGTATAGTAGTGAGCTAcgcaagtttaataatagagCTAACTATGAGCTTATATAGCTTATATTACAGTTAACATGTATAGCAGTGAGCTACAGAGTATAAggttatctctttttttttcttctcctctctctatctctcttacATATGCATTCAATGTATTTATCTTGAAGTATGTGAATAGTAgttcttgcatgagagccaaccctttttattttttaaattatcttttctccatataaatatatagttggtttatagcctactattatacttacTCTGAATAAATGATCTGACGGCTAGGTCCAATTAAGCCTGCCAATGGGTTTGCATCCACCCCGAATCCAACCCAACCCAAAGTGACTATAGCAAAATTGTCACTCCAATCCAGACCAAGAATTCCTTGAGCTAACcccacccaacccaacccacaaAGTTGCTCAGTCCAAATTCAACACAATCCACGGGTGGAATCCATTTTCCAACCCATACCCAATCCACGGCAGGAAGcaaagcagagcagagcagccgGCGAACACTCACACTGCATACAGCTACTAGCATACTTACAAATAACATAAGCAAGATGCAAAAATAATCAATCAACGCTACTAGCATACTTAGAACTTTTGATGCTTTAAGTAGTGCCATCCAACAAGTTTTGGCAACTAAATATTACAATTATCACTAGAGATTCTACTAGAGCAACAGGCTCAAGAGAAAATCTCCAACAAAAAAAGCTATCAAGCATTACAAGCCTCAGAACCATGTATAACTGAACACCAACAATTTCTTCATGTCTCAATCTTTAGATTACCTTCTAAGATAACCAAAACCAAAAACCCTTCCAATTCTCAGCCACACATTCTTGCAGATGACAGTAACCTGAAAGAAGTAGATGTCATCAAAAATTTATATCCAGGAATAACTAGAAAATTGTGACTTCGTTGCTTAAGAAAGCAAATATACAAAATTACAATAACAATTTAAATAATGTGACCTTTGCAGTGTTATCAAAACAATGTGCCAAATTGATTCAATTGGTAAATAATGAATAGTAACATTTTATATACAAACAGAATAGGCAACAAAGTGGTAAACTCAATTTTGGAAAAATGCAGGTTCAAGAGAAGTATTCCATTCCAAATTTCCAATACGCCAAAGGAAAAGTTGAATTTAAAgttgcatatatgtatatggaaAGTCACCTTTCCATCTTCTTCACTTCACCACCTGAATAAATCAGGACAAATTTCCACCTGTAAATGATATATGATCACTACTTCATGATTGAAATACACAGAACATTTATGGAGGAATCATTTATCACTATTATACCTTCAGCGCCTGGAATATTGATCAAAGGATCGTTGGCTTTAATTAACCAATCTTTCGCACAAATGAGAGCTTCAAGCATTTCAGGTGTTAACGAACTTCGTGTGTCACCAAGTATCCTGCCCCCACAACTGAATGCTAATTCGGAAGATACAGTGCTGAGGGGTATTGCTAGGAAATCTCTGGCCATAGATGACAATACCGGGAATTTTTGAGCATGTCTCTTCCACCAGTCCAAAACATCGAAACTCTCACTATCCTCCTCAACATCTTCTTCTAAATATATGGCAAATTCTGATTTCGTTTGCCGTGCAGTCCTCCTTCGAGACTTGTATAAAGCAAACTCTTCCTCGAGTTTTCTTTTCCCAAGAACAGGTGATCCAACACTGCTGCTGCCTTCACGAGAATGTGAAAGCATGTGTTCATCATTTCTTCTTACAAACCCTTCGTATTTTTCATAATAATCCTTCAACCAATCTTCAGCAGAACCCACTTTTTCTACAATCTCTGTCACACTGTTAGATGTTTTCTCataaaagaaattcaaataatctccttttcttcttggaTCTAACATTGTGGCAATGACAAGTGCAGAGTTAAACCCACTGTCCCAATATTTGACAAACTTTGAGAGCATAGCTGCAGCCAATACCTTTAAAATATCACTAGTCTGCCAATCAGGGTCATTCAATGCATGACGAATTTGTAGCACCAAGGGCAAGAACCTATGTGCTGTTGGTTTCCTATCTGCTGACACCGATAATGTGGCTTCTTCAAAAACTTTAAGAAAAGCACAAATTGATTCAACTTTCTGCCATTCTAGTTCAGTAGGTGCAACTTCACCATGTTGATTTGCATAGCTATCCAGGACAGATCTGTACATTAATCCTTCTACAATCATTTTATAGGTGGAATTCCATCTAGTCGGTGTATCAAAAGAAAAACTCAACTTCGAAGGAAGATTTTTCGAGTTTGCCATAGAATTGAAATCTTGCATTCTTGATACTGAAGAATCTAAATGCTTCAACAACTCACGTAGCTTGTGTATTGTAGGTTTAATTATCTTCATATCATCCTGAACCAAAATATTTAGGATATGGGCACAACATCTAACATGCAAATGCTGACCCTCAAACATCAATGCATTCTTGTGATTCTTTATCAACTCTTGACATGCAGAATTGTTATTACTGGCATTATCTAAAGTTATAGTAAACAGTTTGCTTCTAATGCCCCAATATGTCAAGCAACTCATTATAGCTTCTTCAATGGCGAATCCCGTGTGGGGATACTTCAATTCCTTAAAGCTTATAATTTTCTTCTTAATGTTAAACTCTCTATCAATATAGTGTGCTGTGACAACCATGTAGCCTATATTTTGAATTGAAGTCCACATATCAGATGTTAGACATACGTGCGAATCAAGATTATGTAATTCAGCATGCAAGTCTTCCCTCATTCGCTCATACAAGTTAAAGGCATCATCACGAAGTGTTTGACACCCCACAACTTTGAAAGTTGGCTGCATGGACTCCACCCACTCCAAAAAATAAGGATCCTCAATTTTCTTGAATGGCACCTCTGCATGAATGAAGAATCTGACCATTAGCTCCCGGCTTCTCTTGGGAACAAACACGAAACCTTCCCCAGTCTGTTTCTTAATTGTTGCAAGGAAGTTGATTCTAGCATCACCATCAATAGCTGGACATGATTCGGCTATGTGATTAATAAGGTGACTTGTTCCTGACTTTTTGGTGGCTGTCAATCTTAAGCTACAATATTTGCATTGAGTCTTGGGACACCATCTATCATTACAACCTCTTGCTGAAAGTGTTCCCATACTTTAGCTCTCTTACGTGTTCTTGAAGATTGATTATTATTTGGACTATTAGTACCTGAACTCTCTGACATTTGTATGGACATATTTATTATTGAGTTTGTTCAATTGTCTGCATAGAGGAAGAAATCTAAAATCAAGATAGTTGAAAGAACATGgtctataattatttttttcacacatTGTACACGTGCTACAATCTAAAAATTGCACACTAAAATTCGATTGACCATAGAATTAATTTGCATCTCAAAATCATATCAGGACTCAATCTGTAATGATATGTTAAATAATTTGCATTGGGAGATGAAGGGAACCTGCATTCACTATACCTCCTTATCTTCTTCTTGAAATCTTGGAACTCCTGCACATAAACCCATCGAAGATTGTAATCTTGAGCAAGTTAACTTCTCAGtaaaaccaacaaaaaaaacaaaatcttatAGAAACTATCACACCAATCACACTGTTCACATACGTCGTGGTACTTGGGCTTCTCAGGGAGATTGGCGACGCGGCCGGACCGCCAGAGGAGGACATCCTCGCCAGCGCCCGGCGGCGCACgcaccttcctcttcttctgcTTCACCTGCACCTGCAACCACCAAGATCAGGAAgagacccaaaaaaaaacacaaacaaaaCAACCAGGATAGATCAAAGACCGAGAAAAaccagggaaaaagaaaagcaatggtggtgggggagggaatctgaccggcgacgGCTTGGCGGCGGATTCGCGGACGGTggcggagaggtggaggaggcgaagcaaggggagggagcggcggcggcggaaggagtGGAGCCATGGACGACTGATGACGCTAGGTTTGGAGAGTACTGGACTGTCTAGTGCATCCAAAGAAATCCATGGACTGAATCCAATTTGGATCCAAAAATCAGAAACCAaaaaccaatccaatccaaaCCGTTTCCACCTCCACCCTAACCAGTCCAGCCCATTAAACTCCTCAATCCATTTCCATCCATCCAAACAACACCCAAACCTGAAACCAATCCATTGGGCCCATTTCAATCCAGCCCATTGGCAGGCTTAGGTCCAATGGGCTAAGACAGCAGCCGAAGAGAAAGTCGGAACAGCAATCATCTCTgaggccggccgccggcccgtCAGAAACAGCAAGTTCAAATGAAGGAAATGTACACGGTGACGGTGGAAGGCGCCTTCATGAGAAAATGCACCATAGAGCAGTGCTGGATCTAGAAATTTTTGTTACCTTAAGCAAGTCTAATTAATAACGCCAACGGATATATAACAAATTCATGTAACTCTATAGAGTGTACCATACAACAATTTTTTATCGTATTCTAATTTAGAGGAAAACAATGGTTGTGTTTTTACAGACTAAGGGACTTAGAAATTTATtatcttgaaaagaaaaaaaatcaacatgagTGCTAGAAAATTTACTGTCTTTATGTTACAGACATCTAATAGTTTGCAATTAAGTAATGGGTACACTGATCTAATAAACAATTATGGTGCTTCAGGTTATTCTAAATGGTTTTGTCTCTAACATCTATTAACAGAATATAAAAACGTACTTAGGGCACTCACAatagagatccatgtcagcatattttcctacttggaagagattaaatgaagagggagagcaaaactatctactaacctagagatagtctatagagaaaaatgaggcaatgcattagagagctatagatacccatgtagacataccattgaggtggtttactattaatctagtctattgctgagatgcaCATATTTTAAGAGCACCATACTTTACCATTGCGAGTGCTCTTACATGTACTACTGCATGCTGTGGTTAAGCATGCTCTCTAATACTTACACAGATTATTAAGTGTCCCAACCAAGTATACTGCTGCATGATGTGGCTAAGCACTAAGATTTAGCACTAATCTAATGATACATGCGGCGCCGGAGCCTAGGCAACTGCCCAGAGTTGCCGGGCCCTAGCTCCGCCGCTGCTATGGAGCAAGACGAGGAGAAAAATGGGATCAAACTGTAAGGTCGTGTTCTTTCCCCTTTTTTCTCAACTCACATCCCTCATTTTTCCACACGCAAGCTTTTCAAATTCCTAaaatgtgagtttttttaaaagttttctataggaaagttgcttttaaaaatcatattaatccattttttagttaatacttaattaattatgtattaaacggtcgcttcgttttgcgtgcatggttcccaac
This window encodes:
- the LOC107280919 gene encoding putative disease resistance protein RGA3, with amino-acid sequence MESALVSFALKLGGKIMGMATGKVEKLLGVPGEITKLETTLGDLRCYLVDADNRRSLEEAVKRWVRELKDVMYDADDILDLCQLVEDEGYDDARTNPSCWNASKFWFCNPVASHKIGRKIQALNRRLDDLSRRRSRLKFLPSVCSAAGAGSSLDDRCRTGPSVEQTFIVGEKIEQDARSLVNLLVNRVDDDHDPARSSNGNVIVVAITGVGGIGKTTLATMVFNDSELENHFKEKIWLSVNQDVNEIDLLKHAIEQFGGNHEHCRADTVLLENALERAVRKKRFLLVMDDVWSDNVWNNFLRVPLSSGASGSRVLLTTRNEGVARGMRAQHLHPVEKLDRFDGWSLLKNQAFWVTTDESEICALEDIGMKIVDRCDGLPLAIKVIGGLLRQRNNTRNSWLRIYNHSAWSVNTTDYLNRAIILSYEELPPHLKQCFLYCSLFPKDEVIRRGDIVQMWMAEGFVQDEVSNSFLLEDLGFEYFNELASRNLLEQKREFYDHSACTMHDIVRYFAQSVGKEEGILLTEGQNTSIPTIRTLRLRQLSVSKKDVNWGALKQQVSLRALMLNKISMVDSNDFLNSLSSLRVLNLQNIVNLVELPQSICHLKHLRYLAVAGTSISTIHSNIGDLKFLQVIDLVDCTNITQLPQSILKLQKLRFLNLRRTRITSIPHGFGRLKDLVFMAGFPTHSSDDRTDGWCSLEELGTLSKLKILEITGLEKAPSGSSAAKANLSSKPNLTELYLMCASMLGTDNGDVQCNISAEEQDRIEKVLSNLCPPQSTELLTIGGYFGVELPKWMQMMSAFTNLTRLELKDYACCNRLPNGMGQLPFLDHLWIERAPAIKHIGRELLFPSSYGSSVAFPKLKTMGFKWMPRWEMWDWEEQVRAMPVLEGLSISYCELKYIPPGLPCQARALKSLYLESVRQLVSIENFPSLVNLQLIENPKLERVTNNPSLKNIYIWECPALKVLEELPLLNSIYWWDLKAEKLPECFGVPMLKKLFVHCNRRLFGLISLQDTTSEWGKIQHVSQLKAYGCTLRIDLSGYTLPTGLSGYNFLREVIDLFGYVSYTKEPYSFETRTYETSEQAQRYMASIALIFQISVHAIQLRLRMCPAVLNQSSGTETNS